CTGCCGTGGTAGGTGCCAACCTTGGTTGGCACGTACCAGAGCGTGGCGTTACAGCTTCGCGCGCTGTTCGCGCAGGCCGGCCAGCTGGGTGTTCCAGTCGGCCAGGCGCACGCGTTCCTGCTCGACTACCGCCGGCGGTACCTTGTCGGTGAACTTGGCCAGCTTGGTCTCGCTCTTTTCCTTTTCGGCTTCGACGCGGGCGATTTCCTTGTCCAGGCGCACGCGCTCGGCATCGAGATCGACCAGGCCTTCCAGCGGCACCAGCAGCTTCAGCTCGCCCACGATCGCGGCGGCAGCCGGCGGTGCGCTTTCGCCTTCGGCCAGCCACTGGATGCTGTCCAGCTTCAGCAGGAACGACAGCGAGGCACTGAAACGTTCGATGCGCACGCGGTCCTGCTCCAGGCCGGCCTGCAGGCGCAGCGGCACCTGCCTGGACGGCGCGACGTTCAGTTCGCTGCGCACGCGACGCACCGCACTGATCACCGCCTTCAGCCATTCCACGTCGGCCTCGGCCTGGGCGAAATCACCGGCGAATTCGGCGGCGGTCGGGTAGGGGCGCAGCGACAGCGTGGTTTCGGCCAGGCCCAGGCGCGGGGCCAGCTGCTGCCACAGCTGTTCGGTGATGAACGGCGTGAGCGGGTGCAACAGGCGCAGCAGTGCTTCCAGCACGTACAGCAGGGTGTGACGGGTGCTCTCGGCATCCGCTGCGTCGGCACCGTTCAGTGCCGGCTTGCTCAGTTCCAGGAACCAGTCGCAGAATTCGTTCCAGGCGAACTCGTACAGGCACTGCGAGAGCAGGTCGAAGCGGTAGTTGGCGTAGTGGCCCTGCGCCTCGGCGGACACCGCAGCCAGGCGCGCCAGGATCCAGCGCTCGGCATCGGTGCGCGGGGTCGGCACGCCGGTGAACGCAGCACCCTCGGTGTTCATCAGGGCGAAGCGGCTGGCGTTCCACAACTTGTTGCAGAAGTTCTTGTAGCCCTCGGCGCGGTTCATGTCGAACTTGATGTCGCGGCCGTGGGTGGCCAGCGCGGCGATGGTGAAGCGCAGCGCATCGGCACCGTGGGCAGCAATGCCGTCCGGGAATTCCTTGCGGGTGGCCTTCTCGATCTTCTCCACCATCTTCGGCTGCATCAGGCCGCCGGTGCGCTTGGCGACCAGGTCGTCGATGGTGATGCCGTCGATGATGTCCAGCGGGTCGAGCACGTTGCCCTTGCTCTTGGACATCTTCTGGCCCTGGCCGTCGCGGATCAGGCCGGTGAAGTAGACGTCCTTGAACGGGATCTTCCCGACCAGGTTGTCGGTGGCCATGATCATGCGCGCCACCCAGAAGAAGATGATGTCGAAGCCGGTGATCAGCACCGACGACGGCAGGTAGCGGTCGAAGCCGCGCTCGGCCATGGCCTGCTCGTTCGGCCAGCCCAGGGTGGAGAACGGCCACAGCTGCGAGGAGAACCAGGTCTCCAGCACGTCGCTTTCCTGGTTCAGCACCACGTCGCTGTCCAGGTTGTGCTTTGCCCGCACTTCCTCTTCGCTGCGGCCGACGTAGCAGCTGCCGGTTGCGGCATCGAACCACGCCGGGATGCGGTGGCCCCACCACAGCTGGCGGCTGATGCACCAGTCCTGGATGTTGTTCATCCAGTGGCGGTAGGTGTTGATCCAGTTCGGCGGCACGAAGGCGATGGTTCCGTCTTCGACCAGTTCCAGGCCACGCTTGGCCAGGTCGTCCATCTTCACGAACCACTGGTCGGTCAGGTACGGCTCGATCACCTGGCCGGTACGGTCACCGCGCGGCACCTGCAGCTTGTGCGCCTTGGTCTCGACCAGGATGCCCAGGTCTTCCAGTTCGGCCAGCACGGCCTTGCGCGCGGCGTAGCGGTCCAGGCCCTGGAAGCGCTCCGGCGCGTTTTCGTTCAGCGCTGCCACCGGGGTGAACAGGTTGATCATCGGCAGGTTGTGGCGCACGCCGACTTCATAGTCGTTGAAATCATGCGCCGGGGTGACCTTGACCACGCCGGTGCCGAACGCGCGGTCCACGTAGTCGTCGGCGATCACCGGCACGCGACGGCCGGTCAGCGGCAGCACCACGCTCTTGCCGATCAGGTGCGCGTAGCGCTCGTCTTCCGGGTGCACCATCACCGCGGTATCGCCCAGCAGGGTTTCCGGGCGGGTGGTGGCAACGACCAGGTAGTCGCGGGTTTCGCGCAGGGTTTCCACGCCGTCGGCATCGCGCTCGACGTGCTCGTAGCTCAGACCGTCATCCAGCGTGTAGGCGATCGACCACAGGAAGCCGTCTTCCTCGGCGCTCTCCACTTCCAGGTCGGAAATGGCGGTCTTCAGCACCGGATCCCAGTTGACCAGGCGCTGGCCGCGGTAGATCAGGCCCTGTTCGTACCAGCGCACGAAGGCTTCGTTGACCGCTGCCGACGGCTGCGGGTCCATGGTGAAGGTGCTGCGCGACCAGTCGGCGGAAGTGCCAAGGCGGCGCATCTGGCGTTCGATGGTGTCGCCGGACTGCTGCTTCCACTCCCAGACCTTGCCGATGAAGCCTTCGCGGCCCAGCGAATCGCGGGTCTCGCCCTTGCCTTCCAGCGCCAGGTTGCGGCTGACCACCATTTCGGTGGCGATGCCGGCGTGGTCGGTACCGACCTGCCACAGCGTGTCGTAGCCGCGCATGCGGTGGTAACGCACCAGTGCGTCCATCAGGGTCTGCTGGAAGGCGTGGCCCATGTGCAGGGTGCCGGTCACGTTCGGCGGCGGCAGCAGGATGGTGTACGGCTCGCCCGTGCCGGACGGCTTGAAGTGGCCGGCCTTCTCCCAGGCCTCGTAGAGGTCGGTCTCGAAGGACTTCGGGTCGTAGCTGGAGGCGAGTTGGGTCATGCGGGGGAACCGGTAATCAAGGCGGAAGGGAGATCAGCGCGACCCGAGGGCGCGCCGGATCTTCTGGTCGGTGTGGTACTGGCTGACCGCGTAGGCGGCCCAGATGGCGGCGGGCAACCAGCCGATCAGGGTGATCTGCAGGATCAGGCAGACGATCCCGGCCAGTGGACGGCCGATGGTGAAGAAGGACAGCCAGGGAAGAATCAGGGCGATCAGCAGGCGCATCAAGGGGTCCTCGCGGGACTTACATGTCGTGCTTGTTCAGGTCGTAACCGGCGGCCTTGTACTGGCGCCAGCGCTCGCGCAGCGGTTCGCGCGCTTCCGGATCGGCCGGAACCACTTCCAGCACGCGCTCGCACTGGCCCAGCCAGGGCTCGTCGCGCAGGTTGATCACCAGTGGACGCGCCGGTGCCTCGGTGCCGGGCACGGCGATCAGCACCAGAGCCTCTTCCTCGTCCATGTCTTCCCCGGCGATCTGGTGCGGGATGTAGGCATCGTTGTCGAATGCCCACAGCAGCTCGTCCAGCTCTTCGGCCTGGGCCTGGTCGCGGGCCAGCACCAGGGTGAACAGCCCGGCGTCGTTGGCCTTGCGCGCCAGCTCGCAGACCAGGCGCAGTGGCTCGGTCAGGAAGCGGGGCTTGGCGATCAGGTAGAAGTCGGCGCGGGGCATGGCAGGGTCCGGGTCAGGCAGGGGCCCGGCATTGCCGGGCGAGGCCCCGGCCGGCGTCTGCCGGCCAGGGTCGGGTACGGCATCAGGCGCGGGCGACCTGGTCCAGCAACCACTGGCTCAGCAGGCCGACCGGGCGGCCGGTGGCCATGCCACGCTTGCCTTCGTCGCTGGCGACGCCGGCGATGTCCAGATGGGCCCAGCGCTGGCCTTCGGTGAAGCGCGACAGGAAGCAGCCCGCGGTGATCGCGCCGGCCCAGCGGCCGCCGATGTTGTAGACGTCGGCGAAGGTCGAATCCAGCATCGGCTGGTACTCGTCCCACAACGGCAGGCGCCAGGCGCGGTCGAACACATGCTCGCCAGCGGCCAGCAGCTCGTTGGCCAGGTCGTCGTGCTTGGTCATCAGGCCGGCGGTCTGGTGGCCGAGGGCGACCATG
The sequence above is a segment of the Stenotrophomonas maltophilia genome. Coding sequences within it:
- a CDS encoding DNA polymerase III subunit chi, with amino-acid sequence MPRADFYLIAKPRFLTEPLRLVCELARKANDAGLFTLVLARDQAQAEELDELLWAFDNDAYIPHQIAGEDMDEEEALVLIAVPGTEAPARPLVINLRDEPWLGQCERVLEVVPADPEAREPLRERWRQYKAAGYDLNKHDM
- a CDS encoding YqaE/Pmp3 family membrane protein produces the protein MRLLIALILPWLSFFTIGRPLAGIVCLILQITLIGWLPAAIWAAYAVSQYHTDQKIRRALGSR
- a CDS encoding valine--tRNA ligase, translating into MTQLASSYDPKSFETDLYEAWEKAGHFKPSGTGEPYTILLPPPNVTGTLHMGHAFQQTLMDALVRYHRMRGYDTLWQVGTDHAGIATEMVVSRNLALEGKGETRDSLGREGFIGKVWEWKQQSGDTIERQMRRLGTSADWSRSTFTMDPQPSAAVNEAFVRWYEQGLIYRGQRLVNWDPVLKTAISDLEVESAEEDGFLWSIAYTLDDGLSYEHVERDADGVETLRETRDYLVVATTRPETLLGDTAVMVHPEDERYAHLIGKSVVLPLTGRRVPVIADDYVDRAFGTGVVKVTPAHDFNDYEVGVRHNLPMINLFTPVAALNENAPERFQGLDRYAARKAVLAELEDLGILVETKAHKLQVPRGDRTGQVIEPYLTDQWFVKMDDLAKRGLELVEDGTIAFVPPNWINTYRHWMNNIQDWCISRQLWWGHRIPAWFDAATGSCYVGRSEEEVRAKHNLDSDVVLNQESDVLETWFSSQLWPFSTLGWPNEQAMAERGFDRYLPSSVLITGFDIIFFWVARMIMATDNLVGKIPFKDVYFTGLIRDGQGQKMSKSKGNVLDPLDIIDGITIDDLVAKRTGGLMQPKMVEKIEKATRKEFPDGIAAHGADALRFTIAALATHGRDIKFDMNRAEGYKNFCNKLWNASRFALMNTEGAAFTGVPTPRTDAERWILARLAAVSAEAQGHYANYRFDLLSQCLYEFAWNEFCDWFLELSKPALNGADAADAESTRHTLLYVLEALLRLLHPLTPFITEQLWQQLAPRLGLAETTLSLRPYPTAAEFAGDFAQAEADVEWLKAVISAVRRVRSELNVAPSRQVPLRLQAGLEQDRVRIERFSASLSFLLKLDSIQWLAEGESAPPAAAAIVGELKLLVPLEGLVDLDAERVRLDKEIARVEAEKEKSETKLAKFTDKVPPAVVEQERVRLADWNTQLAGLREQRAKL